The Microbacterium sp. Nx66 genome contains a region encoding:
- the ccsB gene encoding c-type cytochrome biogenesis protein CcsB, producing the protein MLELTVISPVLLWTAIAIYAAAFVAYAFDLARRSQATADAHTVREGELVAAGRSGSVSASAPVDAPGAPKPQRFVMARIGTSLTVLGFVFHLAAAVTRGIAAGRVPWANLYEFGMVGTLLIIAVYLAVLTRLDLRFLGTFITGLVVVLLGLGATNFYVEVSPLMDPLKSVWLIIHVFVASLATAFFALAFALSVIQLMQARRERLLGEGAAKTGPGFLRTFPPAERLESLAYLFTIIGFILWTFTLIAGSIWAYYAWSRFWGFDVKETWTFVIWVLYAGYIHARATRGWRGNPSAWLSIVGFTAVIFNFTIVNVFFKGLHAYSGLS; encoded by the coding sequence ATGCTCGAGCTCACCGTGATCTCGCCCGTCCTGCTGTGGACGGCGATCGCGATCTACGCGGCGGCCTTCGTGGCCTACGCCTTCGATCTCGCGCGCCGCTCGCAGGCGACGGCCGACGCCCACACCGTCCGCGAGGGCGAGCTCGTGGCCGCCGGTCGTTCCGGGAGCGTCTCCGCTTCCGCACCCGTCGATGCGCCCGGAGCTCCGAAGCCGCAGCGCTTCGTCATGGCGCGAATCGGCACCTCGCTCACCGTGCTCGGCTTCGTGTTCCACCTCGCCGCCGCCGTGACGCGCGGCATCGCGGCCGGTCGGGTGCCGTGGGCGAACCTGTACGAGTTCGGCATGGTCGGAACGCTGCTCATCATCGCCGTCTACCTGGCGGTGCTCACCCGCCTCGACCTGCGCTTCCTCGGCACGTTCATCACGGGCCTCGTCGTGGTCCTCCTGGGCCTCGGCGCGACGAACTTCTACGTCGAGGTCTCCCCGCTGATGGACCCGCTGAAGAGCGTGTGGCTGATCATCCACGTGTTCGTCGCCTCGCTCGCGACCGCGTTCTTCGCCCTCGCCTTCGCGCTCTCGGTGATCCAGCTCATGCAGGCCCGGCGCGAGCGGCTGCTCGGTGAGGGGGCGGCCAAGACCGGCCCCGGCTTCCTGCGCACGTTCCCGCCGGCGGAGCGCCTGGAGAGCCTGGCGTACCTGTTCACGATCATCGGCTTCATCCTCTGGACCTTCACCCTCATCGCCGGGTCCATCTGGGCGTACTACGCGTGGAGCCGCTTCTGGGGCTTCGACGTGAAGGAGACCTGGACCTTCGTGATCTGGGTGCTCTACGCCGGGTACATCCACGCCAGGGCGACCCGCGGCTGGCGCGGCAACCCTTCGGCCTGGCTGTCGATCGTCGGCTTCACCGCCGTGATCTTCAACTTCACCATCGTCAACGTCTTCTTCAAGGGTCTGCACGCCTACTCCGGCCTGAGCTGA
- a CDS encoding 2'-5' RNA ligase family protein, protein MRRPFMDTPDQLASLEGQQYLVLRPTEAVASEYRAIQEGALDRLGTPLRHPHTEHVTLRGFFEPERREELRALIRAWAAEQSPLELTADAVDVFPAPWQIVILRLARTPALVHAYASLTEVLRPTDFRRLDELSVEDWTFHLSVLYGKTLDPETWQQLAATEVRPLTPSPTEVVTEAEFVWYEGGVEHAEVIPLGG, encoded by the coding sequence ATGCGCCGACCGTTCATGGACACTCCGGACCAGCTCGCGAGCCTCGAAGGACAGCAGTATCTCGTCCTCCGGCCGACGGAGGCCGTCGCTTCTGAATATCGGGCCATCCAGGAAGGCGCGCTCGATCGCCTGGGGACGCCCCTGCGGCATCCGCACACGGAGCACGTGACGCTTCGCGGCTTCTTCGAGCCGGAGCGCCGGGAGGAGCTGCGGGCCCTGATCCGCGCCTGGGCCGCGGAACAGAGTCCTCTCGAACTCACCGCCGACGCCGTGGACGTCTTCCCCGCGCCGTGGCAGATCGTGATCCTACGCCTCGCCCGCACCCCCGCGCTCGTGCACGCATACGCCTCGCTGACGGAGGTGCTCCGGCCGACGGACTTCCGTCGCCTCGACGAGCTCTCCGTCGAGGACTGGACCTTCCACCTCTCGGTGCTCTACGGCAAGACGCTGGACCCTGAGACATGGCAGCAGCTCGCCGCCACCGAGGTCCGTCCTCTCACACCCTCGCCGACGGAGGTCGTCACCGAGGCCGAGTTCGTCTGGTACGAGGGCGGCGTCGAGCACGCCGAGGTCATCCCCCTCGGCGGCTGA
- a CDS encoding YhgE/Pip family protein has protein sequence MTLPLERARSRKPITWLTILGVLLLPAAVGGILMAALYNPTERLDSMTAAIVNLDEPVEIDGQTTPLGRQLASGLVEGSDDLDSNLTWVISNEEDAADGLADGSYQAVITIPEDFSAAATSAGQAVADGGGDAEQATIQVTTPDDGLVADDLITGQIADVAASTLGTMLSEATTENILVGFTTIGDQIGDAADGALELAKGARDAATGAAALPEGATQLAAGAGELGTGASTLASGLDTIAGQTRQAATGAGTIGAGLTSAATELQGRVAGVQKLTGSIQSAGASAKSAATDSATVAQGLGTMAATACAADPESPECGQLSGLASKAAAAATSAGTASGILNNEEVATGVAALPGSFSTLGTQLGEAGAGATELADGLNRLASEGVDQSAAGARALSSGATQLADGASQLADGSTELATGLDTLATGTGDLAGGLRTAADSLPSFSDEESTSLASVIADPVATDSSMGSLFGPTAIPLLTAVVLWFGGLASFLVLRAHTARTLTSRRSSASLTLRAFWPAAAIGVAQGLVVSLIVQTVADYDVAAWWAFAGTAVLAGVVFAAVNQALVAVFGGVGRWIAALIGVIAVATGLISTVPDWLASIGAALPTAPAFAGLVEASGAAVAALVVWGVLSLVATTVVVAVRRTTTARAVVTA, from the coding sequence ATGACCCTCCCCCTCGAGCGTGCCCGCTCGCGCAAACCCATCACCTGGCTGACGATCCTCGGCGTCCTGCTGCTGCCGGCAGCGGTCGGCGGCATCCTCATGGCGGCGCTCTACAACCCGACCGAACGCCTCGACTCCATGACCGCGGCCATCGTGAACCTCGACGAGCCCGTCGAGATCGACGGCCAGACCACTCCCCTGGGGCGCCAGCTCGCCTCCGGGCTCGTCGAGGGGTCGGACGACCTCGACTCGAACCTCACGTGGGTCATCTCCAACGAGGAGGACGCCGCCGACGGACTCGCCGACGGCTCGTACCAGGCCGTCATCACGATCCCCGAGGACTTCTCGGCCGCGGCGACCTCCGCGGGCCAGGCGGTCGCCGACGGCGGCGGGGACGCGGAGCAGGCGACGATCCAGGTGACGACGCCCGACGACGGCCTCGTGGCCGACGACCTCATCACCGGACAGATCGCCGACGTGGCGGCCTCGACGCTCGGCACCATGCTGTCCGAGGCGACGACCGAGAACATCCTCGTCGGCTTCACCACCATCGGCGACCAGATCGGCGATGCGGCGGACGGGGCCCTGGAGCTGGCGAAGGGCGCCCGCGACGCGGCCACCGGCGCCGCCGCCCTCCCGGAGGGAGCGACGCAGCTCGCCGCCGGTGCCGGAGAGCTGGGCACGGGGGCCTCCACCCTCGCGTCCGGCCTCGACACGATCGCGGGGCAGACCCGGCAGGCCGCGACCGGCGCCGGCACCATCGGTGCGGGACTCACCTCCGCGGCGACCGAGCTGCAGGGCCGGGTCGCCGGCGTCCAGAAGCTCACCGGTAGCATCCAGTCGGCGGGCGCGTCGGCGAAGTCGGCCGCGACGGACTCGGCCACGGTCGCACAGGGTCTCGGGACGATGGCGGCCACGGCGTGCGCCGCCGATCCGGAATCGCCGGAGTGCGGACAGCTCTCCGGCCTCGCCTCGAAGGCGGCGGCAGCGGCCACGTCGGCCGGAACCGCCTCCGGCATCCTCAACAACGAAGAGGTTGCCACGGGTGTGGCCGCGCTTCCCGGGTCCTTCTCCACCCTGGGCACTCAGCTCGGCGAGGCGGGCGCCGGGGCGACAGAGCTCGCCGACGGGCTCAACCGCCTCGCGAGCGAGGGCGTGGATCAGTCCGCGGCGGGAGCGCGAGCCCTGTCGTCCGGCGCGACGCAGCTCGCCGACGGCGCGTCCCAGCTCGCCGACGGCAGCACGGAGCTCGCCACCGGCCTCGACACCCTCGCGACCGGCACCGGCGACCTCGCGGGCGGACTGCGCACCGCGGCGGACTCCCTCCCGTCCTTCAGCGACGAGGAGTCCACGTCGCTGGCCTCGGTGATCGCCGATCCCGTGGCGACCGACTCCTCGATGGGCTCGCTCTTCGGTCCCACCGCGATCCCGCTGCTCACCGCGGTGGTGCTGTGGTTCGGCGGTCTCGCGTCGTTCCTCGTCCTCCGCGCCCACACGGCGCGCACGCTCACGTCGCGACGCTCGTCCGCCTCCCTCACCCTCCGCGCGTTCTGGCCGGCCGCGGCGATCGGCGTCGCGCAGGGTCTGGTCGTCTCCCTCATCGTGCAGACCGTGGCGGACTATGACGTTGCGGCATGGTGGGCGTTCGCGGGCACCGCCGTCCTCGCCGGGGTGGTGTTCGCCGCGGTGAACCAGGCCCTCGTGGCGGTGTTCGGCGGCGTCGGACGCTGGATCGCCGCACTGATCGGCGTCATCGCCGTGGCGACGGGACTGATCTCGACCGTGCCCGACTGGCTCGCGAGCATCGGGGCCGCCCTCCCGACCGCACCGGCCTTCGCGGGTCTCGTGGAGGCGAGCGGGGCCGCCGTCGCCGCCCTCGTCGTCTGGGGCGTGCTGTCGCTCGTCGCCACGACGGTGGTCGTCGCGGTCCGTCGCACGACCACCGCCCGCGCCGTCGTCACCGCCTGA
- a CDS encoding MMPL family transporter, translated as MSTLLSSLGSWSFRHPWRVLVSWLLALGIAGAGAVVLGAGTDNTFSIPGTESQAGLEQLSRSFPQVSGTNAQFIVVAADGDEITDDEYREPIEDAVSELGDLDEVLAATSPYDEMVNGMINDDDTAAIVRLQFDGESTDVSEETKDALRSTVDELAAELPDGAQASLGGDLFAISIPGVTLTEAVGLLIALLVLIVTFRSFVVAGLPLLTAILGVGISMAGIFTATAFATVSSTTPLLALMLGLAVGIDYALFIVARHQDQVRDGVEPEESAARAVGTAGSAVVFAGVTVLIALIGLGFAGIPFLTTMGVAASVAVAVAVAIAVTLTPALLGFLKGRVAGRPKRAKTPKKAAAKNAATKPRGSRRWVEGVTKHPVLVSLAVVLGLGIVAVPALSLDLALPNAGVLPKDSEARQNYDLVGEQFGPGFNGPLILTGTIVTSTDPLGLMEDLGDAVAEVPGVKEVALATPNETADTGIVQIIPETAPDDPATADLVRELRSHHDEWLDEFGIDLKVTGFTAVGIDISDQLGAALLPFGIFVIGLSLILLTIVFRSLWVPITAAAGYLLSIVAAFGVVGAVFEWGWFADLLHVAKVGPIISFMPIILMGVLFGLAMDYQVFLVSRMREDFVHDPDLRQGTGSVDRATRRAAALRAVRSGFTGSAKVVTAAGLIMFAVFVAFVPEGDSSLKPIALGLAAGIAFDAFLVRMTLIPALMAILGERAWEIPSWLERILPRVDIEGEAVERERHLEAWPGDGSLVAADDLELGAGISAAEGLTLRLAPGAALVVSGTDAGTLRALALTIGARIAPADGRLRVVGHLLPGRAAWVRSHVGCVLAADDGSVLADLREALRGRSELVVIDGADRLSGGERHQAAAMLRDAKSRRDLAVFATAADPDAARSLLAEAGWPSADVLDTRAPRPSAAETTEVPA; from the coding sequence GTGTCCACACTGCTCTCGTCCCTCGGAAGCTGGTCCTTCCGCCACCCGTGGCGCGTCCTCGTCTCCTGGCTCCTCGCCCTCGGCATCGCCGGAGCCGGAGCCGTGGTCCTCGGCGCCGGCACCGACAACACGTTCTCCATCCCCGGAACCGAGTCCCAGGCCGGCCTCGAGCAGCTCTCCCGCTCCTTCCCCCAGGTGAGCGGCACGAACGCCCAGTTCATCGTCGTGGCCGCGGACGGCGACGAGATCACCGATGACGAGTACCGCGAGCCGATCGAGGACGCCGTGTCGGAGCTCGGCGACCTCGACGAGGTCCTCGCCGCCACCTCGCCGTACGACGAGATGGTCAACGGCATGATCAACGACGACGACACGGCGGCGATCGTGCGCCTGCAGTTCGACGGCGAGTCCACCGACGTCTCCGAGGAGACGAAGGACGCCCTGCGCTCCACCGTCGACGAGCTCGCGGCAGAGCTCCCCGACGGTGCGCAGGCCTCGCTCGGCGGTGACCTCTTCGCGATCTCGATCCCCGGCGTCACGCTCACCGAGGCCGTGGGCCTGCTCATCGCGCTCCTCGTGCTCATCGTCACGTTCCGGTCGTTCGTCGTCGCCGGACTCCCCCTGCTCACCGCCATCCTCGGTGTCGGCATCTCCATGGCCGGGATCTTCACGGCGACCGCCTTCGCGACCGTCTCCTCCACCACGCCGCTGCTCGCCCTGATGCTCGGACTCGCGGTCGGGATCGACTACGCGCTCTTCATCGTCGCGCGCCACCAGGACCAGGTCCGGGACGGCGTTGAACCTGAGGAGTCGGCCGCCCGCGCGGTCGGCACGGCCGGATCGGCGGTCGTCTTCGCCGGCGTCACCGTGCTCATCGCGCTGATCGGCCTCGGCTTCGCGGGCATCCCGTTCCTCACCACCATGGGCGTCGCGGCGTCCGTGGCCGTCGCGGTCGCCGTGGCGATCGCGGTGACCCTGACCCCCGCCCTGCTCGGATTCCTCAAGGGCCGCGTGGCCGGACGACCGAAGCGCGCGAAGACCCCGAAGAAGGCGGCCGCGAAGAACGCCGCGACGAAGCCCCGCGGCAGCCGTCGGTGGGTGGAGGGCGTGACGAAGCACCCCGTCCTCGTCTCCCTCGCGGTCGTCCTCGGCCTCGGCATCGTCGCCGTCCCCGCCCTCAGCCTCGACCTCGCCCTGCCGAACGCCGGCGTCCTGCCGAAGGACTCCGAGGCGCGACAGAACTACGATCTCGTCGGCGAGCAGTTCGGTCCCGGCTTCAACGGCCCCCTCATCCTCACCGGCACCATCGTCACCTCCACCGATCCGCTGGGCCTCATGGAAGACCTCGGAGACGCGGTGGCCGAGGTGCCCGGTGTGAAGGAGGTCGCCCTCGCGACGCCGAACGAGACCGCCGACACCGGCATCGTGCAGATCATCCCGGAGACGGCTCCTGACGACCCTGCCACAGCCGACCTCGTGCGCGAGCTCCGCAGCCACCACGACGAGTGGCTGGACGAGTTCGGCATCGACCTCAAGGTCACCGGCTTCACCGCCGTCGGCATCGACATCTCGGATCAGCTCGGGGCGGCGCTGCTGCCGTTCGGGATCTTCGTGATCGGCCTCTCGCTGATCCTCCTCACCATCGTGTTCCGTTCCCTCTGGGTGCCGATCACCGCCGCGGCGGGCTACCTGCTGTCGATCGTCGCCGCCTTCGGCGTCGTCGGGGCGGTCTTCGAGTGGGGCTGGTTCGCCGACCTCCTGCACGTCGCGAAGGTCGGCCCGATCATCAGCTTCATGCCGATCATCCTCATGGGCGTGCTCTTCGGCCTCGCGATGGACTACCAGGTGTTCCTCGTGTCGCGGATGCGCGAGGACTTCGTGCACGATCCCGACCTCCGCCAGGGTACGGGGTCGGTGGACCGCGCCACCCGGCGTGCGGCGGCCCTGCGCGCCGTGCGGAGCGGGTTCACCGGGTCGGCGAAGGTCGTCACGGCAGCCGGGCTCATCATGTTCGCAGTGTTCGTGGCCTTCGTACCCGAGGGCGACTCCTCCCTCAAACCCATCGCCCTCGGACTCGCCGCCGGCATCGCCTTCGACGCCTTCCTCGTGCGGATGACGCTGATCCCGGCGCTGATGGCGATCCTCGGCGAGCGCGCCTGGGAGATCCCGTCGTGGCTGGAGCGGATCCTCCCCCGCGTGGACATCGAGGGCGAGGCGGTGGAACGCGAACGGCACCTCGAAGCCTGGCCGGGAGACGGGTCGCTCGTCGCCGCGGACGACCTGGAGCTCGGCGCCGGTATCTCCGCGGCGGAGGGGCTGACGTTGCGACTCGCGCCCGGCGCGGCCCTCGTCGTGAGCGGCACGGACGCCGGGACGCTGCGCGCCCTCGCGCTCACGATCGGCGCCCGGATCGCTCCGGCCGACGGGCGCCTCCGCGTCGTCGGTCACCTGCTGCCCGGACGTGCGGCCTGGGTCCGCTCGCACGTGGGCTGCGTGCTCGCGGCGGACGACGGATCCGTCCTCGCCGATCTCCGCGAAGCCCTCCGCGGTCGTTCCGAGCTCGTGGTGATCGACGGTGCGGACCGGCTCAGCGGCGGCGAGCGCCACCAGGCCGCAGCGATGCTGCGCGATGCGAAGTCCCGTCGTGATCTCGCCGTGTTCGCCACAGCCGCCGACCCCGACGCGGCCCGTTCCCTTCTCGCGGAGGCCGGATGGCCGTCCGCCGACGTTCTCGACACGCGCGCGCCCCGCCCGAGCGCCGCAGAAACGACCGAGGTGCCCGCATGA
- a CDS encoding TetR/AcrR family transcriptional regulator produces MSSPATRSRENTKARLLEAAAQVFAEVGLDGASVEAVCERAGFTRGAFYSNFDSKDELFLTLAAGVADARVAAVRTRVEQMRADGELADDCDPTDLVQQIMELGSDDRLGVMLMSEIRIRALRDPQFGEAYLAQEREMVASIARIVEDIVEAAGTLRLRLPATDAARMLMILWEGMTVRGAMAGRDDAALRHSGGQELGRLVELLVES; encoded by the coding sequence ATGTCGTCACCCGCCACCCGCAGCCGGGAGAACACGAAGGCGCGTCTGCTGGAGGCCGCCGCGCAGGTGTTCGCCGAGGTCGGTCTGGACGGCGCCTCGGTCGAGGCGGTCTGCGAGCGCGCCGGCTTCACGCGCGGGGCGTTCTACTCGAACTTCGACTCGAAGGACGAGCTGTTCCTGACGCTCGCTGCCGGTGTCGCCGACGCGAGGGTGGCGGCCGTGCGGACTCGCGTGGAGCAGATGCGGGCGGACGGCGAGCTCGCCGACGACTGCGACCCGACAGATCTCGTCCAGCAGATCATGGAGCTCGGCAGCGACGACCGCCTGGGCGTGATGCTGATGAGCGAGATCCGGATCCGCGCCCTGCGCGACCCGCAGTTCGGCGAGGCCTACCTCGCCCAGGAGCGCGAGATGGTGGCGAGCATCGCACGCATCGTGGAGGACATCGTGGAGGCGGCGGGTACGCTGCGCCTCCGGCTGCCCGCGACCGACGCGGCGCGCATGCTGATGATCCTCTGGGAGGGCATGACCGTCCGCGGTGCCATGGCCGGCCGCGACGACGCGGCGCTGCGACACTCCGGCGGGCAGGAGCTCGGGCGGCTCGTGGAACTCCTCGTCGAGTCCTAG
- a CDS encoding o-succinylbenzoate synthase, with translation MIPAVTELLDSARVVALPMQTRFRGVDTREALLFEGPEGWAEFSPFVEYDDAEAATWLAAAIDYAYAPQPAPLRDRVGVNATVPAVDAARVPEVLARFSGCRTAKVKVAEPGQVLADDVDRVRAVRETLGPEGRIRIDANGLWNVDEAEHAVHALAAFDLEYVEQPCASVPELVELRRRIAYMGIPVAADESIRKSGDPLAVARAGAADIVVIKAQPLGGLTHALQIVTAAGLPAVVSSALDTAIGLTQGAALAAALPTLDYDCGLGTASLFQDDVADLRPADGAIPVGRLSPDPSALTRLAAADERREWWLARLARCHHELLAARSA, from the coding sequence ATGATCCCCGCCGTCACGGAGCTCCTCGATTCCGCCCGCGTCGTCGCCCTGCCGATGCAGACCCGCTTCCGCGGCGTCGACACACGGGAGGCCCTGTTGTTCGAAGGGCCGGAGGGCTGGGCCGAGTTCTCCCCCTTCGTCGAATACGACGACGCCGAGGCGGCGACCTGGCTGGCCGCCGCGATCGACTACGCCTACGCCCCGCAACCCGCGCCGCTGCGGGATCGGGTGGGCGTCAACGCCACGGTGCCGGCCGTCGACGCCGCTCGCGTGCCCGAGGTCCTGGCGCGCTTCTCCGGATGCCGGACCGCGAAGGTCAAGGTCGCCGAGCCCGGGCAGGTGCTGGCGGACGACGTCGACCGGGTCCGCGCCGTCCGGGAGACTCTCGGGCCGGAGGGCCGCATCCGGATCGACGCCAACGGCCTGTGGAACGTCGACGAGGCCGAGCACGCCGTCCACGCGCTCGCCGCGTTCGACCTGGAGTACGTCGAGCAGCCGTGCGCCTCGGTGCCCGAGCTCGTCGAGCTGCGCCGGCGGATCGCCTACATGGGGATCCCGGTCGCGGCGGACGAGAGCATCCGGAAGTCCGGAGACCCCCTCGCCGTGGCGCGCGCGGGGGCCGCGGACATCGTCGTCATCAAAGCGCAGCCGCTGGGCGGGCTCACCCACGCGCTGCAGATCGTCACCGCGGCCGGCCTGCCCGCGGTCGTCTCCAGCGCGCTGGACACCGCTATCGGCCTGACGCAGGGAGCCGCCCTGGCCGCCGCCCTCCCGACCCTCGACTACGACTGCGGCCTGGGCACGGCCTCGCTGTTCCAGGACGACGTCGCCGACCTCCGCCCCGCCGACGGGGCGATCCCGGTCGGACGCCTGTCTCCCGACCCGTCAGCCCTCACGCGCCTCGCCGCCGCGGACGAACGCCGGGAATGGTGGCTGGCCCGCCTCGCCCGCTGCCACCACGAACTGCTCGCAGCCCGCAGCGCCTAG
- a CDS encoding Fic family protein encodes MATGAAPAPITIEAVSHETFEWVPRAPAMFSRAEVSRQTGPYDATVTSPIAQWHPLLSGEDSADVEDATRQLVEFDQHAQKKLGMDNPALGPMTAILLRTESASSSQIEQLTTSAKQLALAEIEEGDKANALTVIGNVRAMEAALRMADDINEDSILAMHRALLTHQRGLEHEAGRYRREQVWIGTGNAGPRFAKFVAPHHDRIPGAIADLVSFIDRQDVSVLVQVAVAHAQFETIHPFVDGNGRTGRALAQSILRNKKLVGSTAVPISAGLLVDTERYFAALGAFRDGDAGPIVREFAMASRIAAKTGTGLVDDLVEQLDESRQKMEGIRADAAAWKVLPYLVGQPAVNTKYLMAELGLGEMAALRALDALTERGVLTETSGKSRNRVWQHRGIFGVLDAYAAEIRRMTIR; translated from the coding sequence ATGGCAACAGGAGCTGCACCCGCACCCATTACGATCGAAGCCGTCTCCCACGAGACCTTCGAGTGGGTGCCGCGCGCCCCTGCGATGTTCTCCCGCGCCGAGGTGTCGCGCCAGACGGGTCCGTACGACGCCACCGTCACGTCGCCGATCGCTCAGTGGCATCCCCTACTTTCCGGTGAAGACTCGGCCGACGTCGAGGATGCCACGCGCCAACTGGTCGAGTTCGATCAGCACGCGCAGAAGAAGCTCGGCATGGACAACCCCGCCCTCGGCCCGATGACGGCGATCCTGCTACGCACAGAGTCGGCGTCGAGCTCGCAGATCGAGCAGCTGACGACCTCGGCGAAGCAACTCGCTCTGGCCGAGATCGAAGAGGGCGACAAGGCGAACGCGCTGACGGTCATAGGCAACGTCCGCGCCATGGAAGCCGCGCTCCGGATGGCCGACGACATCAACGAGGACTCCATCCTCGCCATGCACCGCGCGCTGCTGACGCATCAGCGCGGTCTCGAGCACGAAGCCGGCCGCTACCGCCGGGAGCAGGTCTGGATTGGGACCGGGAACGCCGGCCCCCGCTTCGCAAAGTTCGTCGCCCCACATCATGACCGCATCCCCGGTGCGATCGCGGATCTGGTTTCCTTCATCGACCGTCAAGATGTGTCGGTTCTGGTGCAGGTGGCCGTCGCGCACGCCCAGTTCGAGACCATCCATCCCTTCGTTGACGGCAACGGTCGCACCGGGCGCGCCCTGGCGCAGTCGATCCTGCGCAACAAGAAGCTCGTCGGGTCCACCGCGGTGCCGATCTCCGCGGGACTTCTCGTGGATACCGAGCGCTACTTCGCAGCCCTCGGAGCGTTCCGCGACGGGGACGCCGGCCCGATCGTCCGCGAGTTCGCGATGGCCAGCCGCATCGCTGCGAAGACGGGCACCGGGCTCGTCGACGACCTGGTGGAGCAGCTCGACGAGTCACGTCAGAAGATGGAGGGCATCCGTGCGGATGCCGCGGCGTGGAAGGTGCTCCCCTACCTCGTCGGCCAGCCCGCCGTGAACACGAAGTACCTCATGGCGGAGCTCGGTCTCGGGGAGATGGCGGCGCTGCGCGCGCTCGACGCGCTGACGGAGCGAGGAGTCCTGACCGAGACCTCGGGAAAGAGTCGCAACCGCGTCTGGCAGCATCGCGGCATCTTCGGCGTGCTTGACGCCTATGCCGCGGAGATCCGCCGCATGACGATCCGCTGA
- a CDS encoding PadR family transcriptional regulator: MNETLDTHLQELRRGTVVLACLQLLRTPEYGYALLEQLESRGFATDANTLYPLLRRLEKQEYLTSEWNTDEARPRKFYRTSEAGIRLADTLTDEWRALTGAIASLTPEEN; this comes from the coding sequence ATGAACGAGACGCTCGACACGCATCTGCAGGAACTGCGCCGCGGCACCGTGGTGCTCGCCTGCCTGCAGCTGCTGCGGACGCCGGAGTACGGGTACGCGCTGCTCGAGCAGCTCGAGAGCCGGGGCTTCGCCACCGATGCGAACACGCTCTATCCGCTGCTCCGTCGTCTGGAGAAGCAGGAATACCTGACGAGCGAGTGGAACACCGACGAGGCCCGTCCTCGCAAGTTCTACCGCACCTCGGAGGCCGGCATCCGGCTGGCCGACACCCTCACCGACGAATGGCGCGCGCTCACCGGCGCGATCGCCTCCCTCACCCCCGAGGAGAACTGA
- a CDS encoding permease prefix domain 1-containing protein encodes MTTSTLTERYISATIRSLAPKAQDEVRAELEAAIADAVDARREQGESPEEAERAVLTDLGDPGILAAGYADRPLHLIGPRYYLTWWRLLKLLLFIVPPFAAVGVAIGQLINGAGPGEVIGAVVSVTLSVIVHLCFWVTLVFVVLERTGADTGVRWDVDQLPEPTEHGAARADVIASLVFLLAGIGAIVWDATLGFFPTGGDPIPILAPALWPVGIGILLALMIAEAGLAVAVYARRRWTVAAAVVNTVLAVAFAVWALTLLLQGELLNPAFLEFVFTDNGVDADTMRVLTVITGVCLVAFPAWDIVDGWMKTARARGIG; translated from the coding sequence ATGACCACGAGCACGCTCACCGAGCGTTACATCAGCGCCACGATCCGCAGCCTCGCACCGAAGGCGCAGGACGAGGTCCGCGCCGAGCTCGAAGCCGCCATCGCCGACGCCGTCGACGCGAGGCGGGAACAGGGCGAGAGCCCGGAGGAAGCGGAACGGGCCGTCCTCACCGACCTCGGCGACCCGGGCATCCTCGCCGCCGGATACGCCGACCGGCCGCTGCACCTCATCGGCCCCCGGTACTACCTCACCTGGTGGCGGCTGCTGAAGCTGCTCCTGTTCATCGTGCCGCCGTTCGCGGCCGTCGGGGTCGCGATCGGACAGCTGATCAACGGTGCCGGCCCCGGAGAGGTCATCGGCGCGGTCGTCTCCGTCACGCTGTCGGTGATCGTGCACCTGTGCTTCTGGGTCACGCTCGTCTTCGTCGTGCTGGAGCGCACCGGTGCGGACACCGGGGTGCGATGGGACGTCGATCAGCTCCCCGAGCCCACGGAGCACGGGGCCGCCCGCGCCGACGTGATCGCCTCGCTCGTGTTCCTCCTCGCCGGCATCGGTGCGATCGTGTGGGACGCCACGCTCGGGTTCTTCCCGACCGGCGGCGACCCGATCCCGATCCTGGCGCCCGCGCTCTGGCCGGTGGGCATCGGCATCCTCCTCGCGCTCATGATCGCCGAGGCCGGACTGGCCGTCGCCGTGTACGCGCGCCGCCGGTGGACCGTCGCCGCCGCCGTCGTGAACACCGTCCTCGCGGTCGCCTTCGCGGTGTGGGCGCTCACCCTGCTCCTGCAGGGCGAACTGCTGAACCCGGCCTTCCTGGAGTTCGTGTTCACGGACAACGGGGTGGATGCCGACACGATGCGCGTCCTCACGGTGATCACGGGTGTCTGCCTCGTGGCTTTCCCGGCCTGGGACATCGTCGACGGGTGGATGAAGACGGCGCGTGCCCGGGGAATAGGCTGA